In a genomic window of Alcanivorax sp.:
- the murG gene encoding undecaprenyldiphospho-muramoylpentapeptide beta-N-acetylglucosaminyltransferase, giving the protein MSGTILIMAGGTGGHVFPALAVADQLRERGFRILWLGAENGMEGKLVRQYGYEIAELAVSRLRGGGLKRKLTAPFNLLRAVLQARSLISQRQPLLAVGFGGFASGPGGLAARLCKVPVVVHEQNAVPGLTNRLLSKMATVTLEGFQGAFGTQSACWVGNPVRAEIASLDEPARRYAQHQGGLRVLVLGGSQGALILNQDLPELLLAVLGRDIQVRHQCGAGRTGEAAPIYQALGLDAQVSEFIDDMAEAYGWADLVICRAGALTVAEVAAAGVAALFVPLPTAVDDHQTLNARWLSDRGAALLLPQRDMSAASLAGTLKPVAERGLLAQMAQRAREQAVADSAERAATLCEEVANGR; this is encoded by the coding sequence ATGAGCGGCACCATCCTGATCATGGCAGGCGGCACAGGCGGGCATGTGTTCCCGGCGCTGGCAGTGGCGGATCAATTGCGTGAGCGCGGCTTCCGGATTCTCTGGCTGGGCGCGGAAAACGGCATGGAAGGCAAGCTGGTGCGCCAGTACGGCTACGAGATTGCCGAGCTGGCCGTGTCCCGGTTGCGTGGCGGCGGACTCAAGCGCAAGCTCACCGCCCCGTTCAATCTGCTACGCGCGGTGCTGCAGGCGCGCAGCCTGATCAGCCAGCGCCAGCCGCTGCTGGCGGTGGGCTTTGGCGGTTTTGCCAGCGGTCCTGGCGGCCTGGCCGCGCGTCTGTGCAAGGTACCGGTGGTGGTCCACGAACAGAATGCGGTGCCGGGGCTGACCAACCGCCTGCTGTCCAAAATGGCCACCGTGACTCTGGAAGGTTTCCAGGGTGCCTTCGGCACCCAGAGTGCCTGCTGGGTGGGCAATCCGGTACGCGCCGAGATTGCCAGCCTGGACGAGCCGGCTCGCCGTTATGCCCAGCATCAGGGTGGTTTGCGGGTGCTGGTGCTGGGTGGTAGTCAGGGCGCGCTGATACTGAACCAGGACCTGCCGGAACTGCTGCTGGCGGTGCTGGGCCGGGATATCCAGGTGCGTCACCAGTGTGGTGCCGGCCGTACCGGTGAAGCGGCGCCGATCTATCAGGCGTTGGGTCTGGATGCCCAGGTCAGTGAATTTATCGACGACATGGCGGAAGCCTACGGCTGGGCGGATCTGGTGATCTGCCGGGCCGGGGCGCTGACTGTGGCGGAAGTGGCGGCTGCCGGTGTGGCAGCCCTGTTCGTGCCCCTGCCCACCGCCGTGGACGATCACCAGACATTGAATGCCCGCTGGCTGTCAGACCGGGGCGCGGCCCTGTTGCTGCCCCAGCGGGATATGAGCGCCGCCAGCCTGGCTGGCACGCTGAAACCGGTTGCAGAGCGTGGGCTGCTGGCGCAGATGGCGCAGCGGGCCCGCGAACAGGCCGTGGCCGACAGCGCCGAGCGCGCGGCCACGCTGTGTGAGGAGGTGGCCAAT